The genomic region CAACCGGGGCAGTTAAGGTTTAAACCTTAACTGCCCTTTTATTTCCAAATAAAAAAGCAGGTCAACTGACCTGCTTTTTTACTGTCCGTTAGTAAAGAAATTGTTTAAACGGTTCTTACGGTGGCGTGGCTCCTGGCGGGCAGCGCTATTAGCCACCCGGGTGGCTGGCACAGTATTTGGAATCGTTTTGGTTCGGTTAGTGGGCAGCATGCTCAACCGGCTGCGAACCGGGTGCGGCACAATCAGATTGACCTTACCGGGCAAAACGTCCGGCTGCTCAACAAATTGGGTCCCATCCGACAAATTATCCATAATCCAGCCGGGCAGGCTGGCCAAAAACTGCTTTAAATCACTTGGCAGCAGGTTTTGAAATGGCACCGCCGGATCAAAGCGGGGGTCAAAAATCAGGGCCTGGCTGTTTTTAAACTTAGCCTGATAGTAAACCGCCGTCTGACTGGAAACAGGGCCATAGCCAATAAACTCCAAGTCCCGGCTGCGACTCTGCTTACGGGCCTGTAAAATTGGCTCGATTAAGTCCTGGTCAGTATAAGCCCGACTGTGGAGCAAGTCGGTCGCAAAGTACAGGGTTGGCTGCTCTGGGTCAGCTAACTGGCGGTCAACGTAATTAGTCTGGTAAAGTTCGGGCTCAGTGAAGACTACCCGTAAGTTCTTACCCTTGACCCGACTATCGGCCTGCAAGTAGCTAAACAAATTATCGTCCAGGGCCTGGTCGCCATCCTTTAGCTGGCCACTTTGGCTGGTACTAATC from Leuconostocaceae bacterium ESL0723 harbors:
- the asp3 gene encoding accessory Sec system protein Asp3 — encoded protein: MRYQIYWTANTELKELQGADLDFQALNAVNFKHQFLPSGRVVAVWHSQHNYMRDKAVADLPRLIQGRTYTFRRHIDHSERMFAYLSVTFFDQQGQNIANKSQNADEIEVTVPDNYAAYQVELVSAGAGDFTFHDFTISTSQSGQLKDGDQALDDNLFSYLQADSRVKGKNLRVVFTEPELYQTNYVDRQLADPEQPTLYFATDLLHSRAYTDQDLIEPILQARKQSRSRDLEFIGYGPVSSQTAVYYQAKFKNSQALIFDPRFDPAVPFQNLLPSDLKQFLASLPGWIMDNLSDGTQFVEQPDVLPGKVNLIVPHPVRSRLSMLPTNRTKTIPNTVPATRVANSAARQEPRHRKNRLNNFFTNGQ